CGGGCCAAGCTGATCGTGCTGACCGCCAAGGGCAGGGCATGCATCCAGGCCGGGATCGTGACGATCGAGGGCATCGAACAGCAGCTGTCCGACCGGCTCGGCGAGCGCGGCCACCAGCAGCTCCGTCGGTTGCTGACCAGGATGCTCGACGATGGTGGCCCATGACCCCGTTCGGCCGGCGGGTGCCCCTAGGCTGAGGGGGTGCCGGAGCCGTTCGACCTCCTCGGGCCACTGCCGACCGGCACCACGGTGCTCGAGGCGAGCGCCGGCACCGGCAAGACCTTCACCATCGCCAACCTGGTCGCGCGCTACGTCGCCGACGGCGTGCCGATGGAGTCGCTGCTCGTCGTGAGCTTCAGCCGGGAGTCGACCCGCGAGCTGCGCGAACGTGTCCGCGAGCGGCTGGTCAGCGCCCGCGACGGGCTCGCCCGACCGGCCACCATCGCCGACGACGACCTCGTGCTGGGACAGATCGCCGATGCCGAGGCAGAGGCTGTCGACGTACGCCGCAAGCTGTTCGAGGAGGCGCTCACGGTCTTCGACTCGGCGACCGTCACGACGACGCACGGCTTCTGCCAGCAGGTGATGCTCGCCCTCGGCACGGCGGGCGACCACGACACCGGCGCCGTGCTGGTCGAGAGCATCGGCGACCTGGTGGCGGAGGTCGCCGACGACCTCTACCTGCGCAAGTGGGGCGCGGCGGCCGCCGACCCGCCGGACATGTCGCGGGCCGACTTCCACGCGCTGGCGACCGCCGCGGCACTGGACCCTGCGACCGAGCTGCTGCCTCCGGCGGACACCGACGGGCTGCCCGGCCAGCGCGCCCGGATCGCGGCTGCGGTGCGGACCGAGGTGGACCGGCGCAAGCGGCGCCAGCAGCTCATCGGCTACGACGACATGCTGATCCGGCTGCGCGACACCCTCGTCGACCCGACGACCGGGCCGATCGCGCGGCGCAGGCTGCGGGCGCGCTACCAGGTGGTGCTGGTCGACGAGTTCCAGGACACCGACCCGGTGCAGTGGACGATCCTGCGGGAGGCCTTCCACGGGCATCGCACGCTCGTGCTGATCGGCGACCCCAAGCAGGCCATCTACGGCTTCCGCGGCGCCGACGTGCACGCCTACCTCGAGGCCCGCGAGTCGGCGTCCGTGGTGCGCACGCTGCCGACCAACCACCGCAGCGACCGGGCGCTGCTCGACGGGATGTCGGCCGTCTTCGGCGGCGCGGCGCTCGGCGACGAGCGCATCCGGGTGCTGCCGGTCGAGGCCGCGCACGACGGCCGGCTGGTCGACGCGGAGGTTCCGCTGCAGCTGCGGGTGGTGCCGCGCGAGGGCCTGCCGGCGGCGCAGAACGGCACGGTGCGCACGGGTCCGGCCCGTGAGCTCGTCGCGCACGACCTCGCCGACCGGGTGGTGTCCCTGCTCTCCGGCGGTACGTCGCTGCAGCCGCGCGACGCACGGGAACCCACCCGCGGCCTGGCCCCCGGCGACATCGCGGTGCTGGTGCGGCAGAACAGCCAGGCCGCCCTGGTGCAGACCTACCTGCAGGCCGTGGGGGTGCCGGTCATCCTCACCGGCAAGACGTCGGTCTTCGCGACGCACGCCGCCGCCGAGTGGCAGCGGCTGCTGGAGGCCCTCGAGCAACCGCACCGGACGACGCGGGTGCGGCGGGTCGCCCTGACCTGCTTCGTCGGTCTGGACGCAGCCGGTCTCGATGCTGCGGGCGACGCCTACGCGGACGACCTGGCACTCCAGCTGCGGATCTGGGGCTCGGTGCTCGATGAGCGCGGTGTCGCGGCGATGTTCGAGGCGGTGTCGCTCGACCTGCGGCTGCAGCCGCGGCTGCTCGGGCAGGTCGGCGGCGAGCGGCTGCTCACCGACCTGCGGCACATCGCCCAGGTCATGCACGAGGCCGCACTGGAGGGCCAGCTCGGCCTGACCGCGCTGCTCGTCTGGCTGCGCCGCCGTCGCGAGGAGGCTGCTCGGGAGAGCGGCCAGGAGCGCAGCCGCCGGCTCGAGACCGACGCCGACGCGGTGCAGATCATCACGGTGCACACCAGCAAGGGCCTGGAGTTCCCGGTCGTGCTGGTGCCCTTCGCCTGGGACAACTGGAAGCGCGACGACCCGCCGACCGCGGTCTTCCACGACGAGCGCGACCACCGGGTGCGCGACGTCGGCGGTGTCGGCAGCCCCGACTGGGCCGCGCACGTGAAGGCGCACAAGCAGGAGGAGATCGACGACGAGCTGCGGCTGACCTATGTCGCGTTGACCCGTGCCCAGTCGCACCTGCTCGTGTGGTGGGCGCCGTCGTACAACACGCCGACGTCTCCTCTGCACCGCCTGCTGATGCACGAGGGGCCGGACCTGGCGCCGCAACAGGTCAAGGTGCCCGACGACGGAACGACACTGGCGGCCCTCACCGCCCGGGCCGCCCGCAGCGGCGGCGGGATGGCCGTCGAGGTGGTGCTGGCGCGGCCGCCCGCACGCTGGTCGCCGGAAGGACGGCCGGCACCGTCGCTCTCGCTCGCCAGGTTCGAC
The sequence above is drawn from the Actinomycetes bacterium genome and encodes:
- a CDS encoding UvrD-helicase domain-containing protein gives rise to the protein MPEPFDLLGPLPTGTTVLEASAGTGKTFTIANLVARYVADGVPMESLLVVSFSRESTRELRERVRERLVSARDGLARPATIADDDLVLGQIADAEAEAVDVRRKLFEEALTVFDSATVTTTHGFCQQVMLALGTAGDHDTGAVLVESIGDLVAEVADDLYLRKWGAAAADPPDMSRADFHALATAAALDPATELLPPADTDGLPGQRARIAAAVRTEVDRRKRRQQLIGYDDMLIRLRDTLVDPTTGPIARRRLRARYQVVLVDEFQDTDPVQWTILREAFHGHRTLVLIGDPKQAIYGFRGADVHAYLEARESASVVRTLPTNHRSDRALLDGMSAVFGGAALGDERIRVLPVEAAHDGRLVDAEVPLQLRVVPREGLPAAQNGTVRTGPARELVAHDLADRVVSLLSGGTSLQPRDAREPTRGLAPGDIAVLVRQNSQAALVQTYLQAVGVPVILTGKTSVFATHAAAEWQRLLEALEQPHRTTRVRRVALTCFVGLDAAGLDAAGDAYADDLALQLRIWGSVLDERGVAAMFEAVSLDLRLQPRLLGQVGGERLLTDLRHIAQVMHEAALEGQLGLTALLVWLRRRREEAARESGQERSRRLETDADAVQIITVHTSKGLEFPVVLVPFAWDNWKRDDPPTAVFHDERDHRVRDVGGVGSPDWAAHVKAHKQEEIDDELRLTYVALTRAQSHLLVWWAPSYNTPTSPLHRLLMHEGPDLAPQQVKVPDDGTTLAALTARAARSGGGMAVEVVLARPPARWSPEGRPAPSLSLARFDRALDTGWRRTSYTALTSGAHEQRLGSEPESAQKDDETDLEEVPAESTLLDVELRGVVSLWDTIPGGAAFGTLVHSAVEHISDLGDDAEVASVVGAQVARWTPELDAGLLSRAMSAAFATPLGPLADGVPLSSVAAADRLPELDFELPLAGGDEALDRQVLLSQLVPLWRSHVPTGSLATYADALAELPDVPLRGYLTGSIDAVLRVGAAPSPRYVVVDYKTNRLGGHDEPLTAWHYRSSALETAMVEAHYPLQALLYSVALHRYLRWRQPGYDPDAHLGGVLYLFLRGMTGPAVLDAAGATPGVFSWRPPSGLVVGTSDLLAGLR